A DNA window from Phragmites australis chromosome 11, lpPhrAust1.1, whole genome shotgun sequence contains the following coding sequences:
- the LOC133884401 gene encoding uncharacterized protein LOC133884401 isoform X2, with amino-acid sequence MAEGFGRWESDPLFPAAECVQDSADRMEGVYRLLLHERKVMQDGTSDAKFHAPVQYERDVITALGTTKWQLEQFEREVNAAAFSDKSKSRENAILKFRQFIRAIAEQISQVEESLENLRISNKTPKHLYSSEHDGDGLASFLCGSNKDDHAYYSTGTDEIVELKLDNAPRVNGYHSTEEHTAYEPRYSEKDVEGATKLQCSSGESAHEGDHNNSSMYSFDADDSVGRSHFCKNKLSRQYRSFVRNLWFTKQGRESFTKRRKDGEYTDSLRNGDPLPSFSRPPSGRAMYFWPELIKRRLSRSECFTSHNYSQIRLATAILTALAVLCLLVSHVR; translated from the exons ATGGCGGAGGGCTTCGGGCGGTGGGAGTCGGATCCGCTCTTTCCCGCTGCCGAGTGCGTGCAGGACTCTGCCGACAG GATGGAGGGTGTCTACCGCTTGCTCTTGCATGAAAGGAAAGTTATGCAGGATGGTACTTCAGATGCGAAGTTTCATGCTCCAGTGCAGTATGAGAGAGATGTGATTACTGCTCTCGGAACTACCAAATGGCAG TTGGAGCAATTTGAGAGGGAGGTGAATGCAGCTGCATTCTCTGACAAGTCAAAGTCAAGGGAAAATGCAATCTTGAAATTTAGGCAATTCATTAGAGCTATAGCTGAGCAGATTTCTCAGGTGGAAGAAAGTTTGGAGAATCTTAGGATTTCCAATAAAACTCcaaaacatttatactcaaGTGAACATGATGGAGATGGGCTGGCATCTTTTCTTTGTGGCAGCAACAAGGATGACCATGCATATTATTCCACTGGTACAGATGAAATTGTTGAGCTTAAGCTCGACAATGCTCCTAGAGTAAATGGTTATCATTCCACTGAAGAACATACAGCATATGAACCCAGATACTCAGAAAAGGATGTGGAAGGAGCAACCAAACTTCAATGTTCAAGTGGAGAAAGTGCACATGAAGGGGATCATAACAATAGCAGTATGTATAGTTTTGATGCTGATGATTCTGTAGGTAGGAGCCATTTTTGCAAAAACAAACTGAGCAGACAGTACCGTAGTTTTGTAAGAAACTTATGGTTTACAAAGCAAGGCCGTGAGAGCTTTACAAAGAGGAGGAAGGATGGAGAATATACGGATAGCTTGAGAAATGGAGATCCACTACCTTCTTTCAGCCGACCTCCATCTGGAAGG GCTATGTACTTCTGGCCGGAGCTCATCAAGAGAAGATTAAGTAGATCTGAGTGCTTTACAAGTCACAATTATTCTCAAATTCGTTTAGCAACAGCAATCTTAACTGCACTTGCTGTTCTCT GCTTGCTGGTATCCCACGTGAGATGA
- the LOC133884401 gene encoding uncharacterized protein LOC133884401 isoform X1, whose product MAEGFGRWESDPLFPAAECVQDSADRMEGVYRLLLHERKVMQDGTSDAKFHAPVQYERDVITALGTTKWQLEQFEREVNAAAFSDKSKSRENAILKFRQFIRAIAEQISQVEESLENLRISNKTPKHLYSSEHDGDGLASFLCGSNKDDHAYYSTGTDEIVELKLDNAPRVNGYHSTEEHTAYEPRYSEKDVEGATKLQCSSGESAHEGDHNNSSMYSFDADDSVGRSHFCKNKLSRQYRSFVRNLWFTKQGRESFTKRRKDGEYTDSLRNGDPLPSFSRPPSGRAMYFWPELIKRRLSRSECFTSHNYSQIRLATAILTALAVLCEFLSAMVHLSFC is encoded by the exons ATGGCGGAGGGCTTCGGGCGGTGGGAGTCGGATCCGCTCTTTCCCGCTGCCGAGTGCGTGCAGGACTCTGCCGACAG GATGGAGGGTGTCTACCGCTTGCTCTTGCATGAAAGGAAAGTTATGCAGGATGGTACTTCAGATGCGAAGTTTCATGCTCCAGTGCAGTATGAGAGAGATGTGATTACTGCTCTCGGAACTACCAAATGGCAG TTGGAGCAATTTGAGAGGGAGGTGAATGCAGCTGCATTCTCTGACAAGTCAAAGTCAAGGGAAAATGCAATCTTGAAATTTAGGCAATTCATTAGAGCTATAGCTGAGCAGATTTCTCAGGTGGAAGAAAGTTTGGAGAATCTTAGGATTTCCAATAAAACTCcaaaacatttatactcaaGTGAACATGATGGAGATGGGCTGGCATCTTTTCTTTGTGGCAGCAACAAGGATGACCATGCATATTATTCCACTGGTACAGATGAAATTGTTGAGCTTAAGCTCGACAATGCTCCTAGAGTAAATGGTTATCATTCCACTGAAGAACATACAGCATATGAACCCAGATACTCAGAAAAGGATGTGGAAGGAGCAACCAAACTTCAATGTTCAAGTGGAGAAAGTGCACATGAAGGGGATCATAACAATAGCAGTATGTATAGTTTTGATGCTGATGATTCTGTAGGTAGGAGCCATTTTTGCAAAAACAAACTGAGCAGACAGTACCGTAGTTTTGTAAGAAACTTATGGTTTACAAAGCAAGGCCGTGAGAGCTTTACAAAGAGGAGGAAGGATGGAGAATATACGGATAGCTTGAGAAATGGAGATCCACTACCTTCTTTCAGCCGACCTCCATCTGGAAGG GCTATGTACTTCTGGCCGGAGCTCATCAAGAGAAGATTAAGTAGATCTGAGTGCTTTACAAGTCACAATTATTCTCAAATTCGTTTAGCAACAGCAATCTTAACTGCACTTGCTGTTCTCTGTGAGTTTCTTTCTGCCATGGTTCATCTGTCATTTTGTTAA